Part of the Triticum urartu cultivar G1812 chromosome 2, Tu2.1, whole genome shotgun sequence genome, cccgCAACCAAGGaaccactacaagaaatatgtcaactagtgaccttctgtcagtgaccctggaagaattggtcatagatctatgaccatttgagaccaattggtcaaaagctgttcggggggctccaaaccctaaaacattgcgaccattttggtcagaaaggtcgtaatttccttacacgaaatggtcataaagcaaatAGCGCTGGTCTgttgccttatttctagttgttaacgaccaatatagatggtcatggccttgtaaattgtggtgggttgtgatgactaggcgccatctcatcagttttgcctatgtgtcatgtccatgtgtcaatttttgccctaggttgtgaagcaacctatatttttgttattccaaaaattcccaaaaaatTCTCATAAATTGTCTGGATCATATCTTCAACAAATATGTTAgaaaccttccttgcctagttcaaaaataactcaacaatattcattttcctattctgttcaaagcagcactttgtgaaggaagtgttatttatatattcttgatttccctaaaaatttgtgaagacattcttcTTAGTATATGATCAttctcagccaaaactcacgcccattggccatgtgcatttctcgtaccgctaatcaaacacttggctgctaattcatctttgagcatagttcggtctcctcatgagaatcttatgttgtaattttcttcctagcacctatctggggagtgcccaacccactcgacatgcctaggctgcccagaacacatggcaacgccacggtcacgcggtgaccacgcggtaGGCATGCGAGCTTatgcgctctagagttggggccctcggccaccgtccaAACCTCGATGTCTCGCCATAAAACCATGTATTTCTGTTTAAATAGATACTTActtacctagaaatgatttttggaaaaaataaagaccaaactatgaggcagctgcagttcaaatttgacccgcttccaactaaatcggcgggaatttgtctttttcaccagaggtggatcaaaatttttgacacccaaccatttttgtcaattgtgcattaaatatggcctagtattttataaaattgattaggtccaattttgcaataaatatatggtaggtccttcacaaaaaactcatttcgggcactcggaaaatagaaaatgtattttccgtgaaaagaaaatgaaaaatcccttaggcaacattgtttgaaattccaagatgcacccttgtgcacaatatgatatcatttgaacaaactatgccatgaatgtgaccATAAGATTGATcgtttggcttgaaagccatgaatcttcacgcatgatagctcatttctgagaacacttctTTAAAAATTatttccgtattacaagtttattatttttccttgAAACTttgtcacatataatgacaccatgcgaaggttttccaattatttgattttttaattttttatgcccgtttcaaaatgcggtcaaaacggcgggcttgaccgttcccagctagtggttgaatcttggaatttttttggtgtttctttgattaaatagatacttatgtacctagaaatgatttttgaaaaaaataaagacCAAACTACGAGGTAGCTATAGTTCAAagttgacccgcttccaactgaatcggcggaaatttgtctttttcacgagaggtggatcaaaaaattttacacccaactatttggtcaattgtgcattaaatatgtcctagtattttagaaaattgacttggtacaattttgcaacaaatatatggtaggtccttcacaaaaaaccctTTTTTcaggcactcaaaaaatggaaaatgaatttttcatccaaagaaaatgaaaacttccttaagcaacattgtttgtcattccaatattcacccttgtgcacaataagAGCTCATTTGAACAatctatgccatgaatgtggccataagattgagcATTTGGGTTGAAAGTCATTCATCTTCACacttgatagctcgtttctgagaacacttttttaaaataatcgTTGTATTACAAGCTTATaatttttcctggtaacttggtcacatataatgacgcAATGTTtacaattttttgatttttttgaattttttatccccgtttcaaaatgcggtcaaaacggcgagaatgtccgttcctagctagtggatgaatcttggaatttttttggtgtttccctgattaaatagatacttttgtacctagaaataatttttagaaaaaataaagagcaaactacgaggtagctacagttcaaatttgacccgcttctaaCTAAATCAGCGGAAATTTTTCTTTTTCACCAAAGGTGGATCAAAACTTCTGACGCCCAACAATTTGGTAAATTGTGgtttaaatatgtcctagtattttagaaaattaatttggtacaattttgcaacaattatttggtaggcccttcacaaaaaaactcattttgggcactagAATAATGATTTAAAATAGCTACAAAGATAAAAAAATTGCATGCAAACTGGCTATCATCCATAAAATATGGTCTAAATTGATAGAAAATTTTAGTTGTGCCattttgcaaaatatttttgaTAACTGCTTCACAAAACCCTCATGGTTTTAGTACTTAGAAATTATTCTAAATCACAATTTTTCTGAACCAATCAGAGCTCTTCCCACGGATCATCCCCCTTAGCCGATCTGGACCGTCCACATCCGACGGATCCAACGTCTCTCAGATCCCCTCTCAACCCAACCCAACCCAAACCCTAGCAGCCCCCCTCTCCTCGCTCGATCCAGATCTCGCTCCCCTCGTCTCCCACATCGCCTCCGCCACCCACCCCGATCCCATccctcccctcgtctccctcccAAACCTTGCCGCCGGCAgcctctccccctcctctccGCTTCCCTCCCACCTCGTCCCCATCTCTCTCCCGCAGGACGTTGGCAGATTAGGAGCAAAAACAAAATCCCCCAAGCCCAACCCACTTCCTCTGCCCTCTTCCTTGATCCCGTGTCCGCCGCGGCCCCTCATCTGCACCGGCGCCGGGCTTCCCCGCCGACGACCTCGCTGCCCTTCTCCCGCACCGCTGCCGCCCCCACCCTCTTGCCCTTCACCATCTTCTGTCTCTTCCCTTGGCCGTTGCGCGACTGTCTCTTCCCCATATTCTCCCGCTTCCCCCCACCCAACCAACACGTTGACACGCAGACACGCTTCGCCACGCGTCGGAGCGGCATCGGCGAGTCATGAAGGGCGGCGGAGCCATCCGGAGcggtggcgggggcggcggcgggctgATGCGGACGCGGCTGCGGCTCCCCGTGGTGCTCCTCTCCTGCTCCCTCTTCTTCCTCGCCGGCTTCCTCGGCTCCCTCCTCTTCACCTAGGTAACTAACATGGCCCGGCCCAGCTCGCAGATTCGTTTCGTCGTGCGCACGCGCGGGCCTCTGATCTGGGGTGGCTCTGGCGGTTGTTCCGTGGCAGGATCCGCAGGGGGAGGAGGACGTGGAGCGGCCGCTGCGGAGGGAGCGGCTCATGGAGGCGGTCTGGCCGGAGATGGCATACGGGGAGTCCGGCGAGCCCGCGCCCTCCTTGACCCCTTACTAGGTCACGCCTCGTCCCGATTCCCTTCGTCGCATTGCCATTTTGTTCTTCAGGGATTCCGTTTAGGCTTTGCGGTGTCAGTGACCACTGATTAGCATTGGGGACAATGGAAGATGGCGTTCGTGAAATTTTTGGTGAGGATGCATGCTGCATTCGTTGGTGACGTGCAAGTTGCGAGAGTGGTATGTTCTAttctcctccctccctcccacagTCCCACCCACCCCGTGGCATGTTCTGTTCTGTTCTTTTCTTTTCTTGGCCTGATGATTTTTACTGATGGAGTTGTTTGTGAGTAGTAAATGTCAGTGAATTACAATGTTCGACCTAGTACAGAAAAAAAACTTTGTAACATACAGTACATATTCGAATTGCTAAACTCTGTACTGTTTACATGGCTGGATGGCAGGGGTCACCACTCACCAGGATAGATCCACAACATTGCATTGTTCTTATTACTGCAACTAGCAGATGAATAATGTGGTTGTTACACGGATGATGCTCCTGTGTTGTTCAGTACTGTATAAGATACCTGTGCAGTAACAAAAAAAAAGTTTGAACAAGCATGTGCAACTTTGTGTGGCTTTGAATAAGATATCTATTTCTGACAGCCTTCTCCGATTATGATTTGTGGCTTATTGTCAGAATGATGTTGCTGAAAGAAAGTTCAGCAAGTTCTGTGACTAGCAGTTATATTTTTCAATTTTTATTACAGCTAAGAGTGTAGCTTGGGTCCTTTTCGGGATAAGAATTGGGAGGCTCCGATGTTATCACCATCACAGTTTTCGTTCTTCAAATATGTAGAATTATTCTTTGTTTGTTGGATGCTCGAGAGTAGGGGATATGGTTTTCTGGGAGAGACATCTTTACTAAATTATGTGCTAAAAATGTTTTCTTATGTGTGTTTCAGTACGAACACGGATCAGTTGCTGCTCTAAACCCAACAATTCGGAGGAGGAATGCACGAGAAGCGAGTCCCCCAGCGATGCCAAGGTTGGCCGTGTATTATTACTGTTCTTTGAGCTGTCTCTGTTTCAACCATACAATCCGTCTAGCATAAGGTGGATAAGGCAAATACTGGAGACACTGTCGTACATATTGGGCATGGTAGTAAGACTGTCAGAACCTTACGGTCTTGCAAAATGTTCAGAAGCAATATTCTGCTCCAGTCAGGTTCTATGTATATCCTCTTTTTTTCATGGGATATGCATATCCTATAAGTCATGGTTTATCTCAGAAAAGAGGATTTCAAATTAGAAAGTTCTTCAAATTGTACAAGTAAAGGATCCTTAAGAAATGTTTATGGCAGATGTCAACTGCAAGTCTGCAGAAGACAGAAGTGATGTACATATGATCTCCAAATGATGAACAGTACCGTTCTGCAAACCAAAAGGGGCATATGAACAATTTCGGGTTTTTTTTGTGTTGGGGCAAATGGATTATGCTGGACTGACTAAGCTTGAGTCCAAATTTCCTTCATTGTTAATTCAATTAGCCATTGTTTGAGCAAATCATTTCTGCATGCATGTGTACTGGGGTTAGTACTATCTACTATGGTGAATGCCATGCAAACAATTAAGTTGCTTCATTTGATTGCCTGCTACATCTCCACTTAAATACTCATAATGCTACTGTCCAGATCTTGTTCAATTGGACTGACTAGATATCTCTTGTTAAAATTGTGGTCTTGATCTTTTGTTTAAACCTGAGACATCATGCATAAGTAGCTCTTCCTTTAGAGTCTAAACCTGAGACCTCTTTTGTTTTATATTCAGTTCTATGACTAATGGTCACAATGCTGTTTTGCTATGCTTGATAAACCTGATACCTCTTTCTATTCTTCTTCTTTAGGTCACACTGTTGTTTTGCTGTGGTTGATAAACCTGAGACTTCTTTCTATTCTTCAAGGCGGTTTTGTTTAGGCCAGCCATGGAGCAGAAAGAACGGACATTGCTACTTAAGCAAGAGGGAAGGTAATGATCCTAATGATACTCTTGTCATTTTGTTAAAGGGAATATGTGTCCAGTCAATGCATGCTCTGGATGCTAGCTAGTCCTACTGGGCAATATAGCTAATACTTTTCTTATTCTCGCAGACCCGACGAGGCCATTATGCTTACCTTGCTCGAGCGCATCAACCCCGACCATGGCACCACATTCACAGTCTTGAGGTAGCCGTGCTGCAACTACATCAACGCTATCTTCTCTGACTAGATAAGGCTTCGGTCTATCCCattattttcttttcttctttgGTCGATGGGCCATGATGCCATTGTGTTGATTCCCTATGTGATGCAGAAGCTATGGTGTTTTGTTTTAAGTCTGTTGTAAATTGTAATTGATAATGATTTGTGTAAAATTAGTGTTAACATATGTCTTGTTATCTTAAATCGTTCGTGTCGTGCTCAATGAACCATCAAAGATTAAATCGTTTTCTGCGTTCAACATCTAGAACCATTCTAGGAGTTTTGGTATACATGCAACAACTATGCCTTCTTGTATTCTGAACAACCATTTCTGGAAGTTTTGGTATTCATGCAACAGCTAGTCCTTGGTTATTACGGTTGCATGTTACATGTAGAGATGGTTCATGATTTAGTCCCTAGCTGCTTTctatatttgtttttattttgtttctaactCTTTTGGTTAATTGTTAGATGCCTTTGTTCAGCCTGTACGGACATTTCCAGAAATGGTGTTTCCTCTCATGTAAAGAGCTCCAGCATGAAAGTGAAGAAGTCTGGAGTGTATTTGTAGTAGGTTTATATGTTGTGATGGTATCACATGTAATGATGAAATGAATTATGTAAAGATTGTGCTATTAGCCAAAATTGGCATGTGGTTTGATAATTCTCATTTGTTTGTTGTTTTGACTGAAATAATTGTGTGGAAATTGAAACATTAGCTGTCTTTAATTAGAACCCGACAAGTGGGACCTAATAGTATTTGGCATATAAAAGGCGATTTTCCAAATAATATTTACAGGAAAAAACTAAAAAATAAGGAAATGGACTGTAAAAAGGCCGAGGTCCAATTGAGAAAGAGATGTGAACAAAAAAGGAAATGGTCCAAAAAAGGATCACGACCCTGGAAATAAAAAGGCTGCAATaatgggcttggcccatgaagccgATCAAAAATTGAcggaaaaataatataaaaaggccgaattgttgggcctGGCCTATGTAAAACACCCAAtcggaccgggctgaatcttatcaacgaccttctcaattggtcgcaattttgccatgtcagattgccacgtcggatgcctacgtggcctggggaggctgctagtgaccaaagcaaaacaataggcatattttggtcgtaaacgtctacgaccttctcacagagaaggtcgttaattttagtttacgaccgccagcttttgaccttctgtttttggtcacaaaaaggtcgcaaatgaaaaacaatgaccgTTCAGTGACAaatagtcaaggtcacaagttgacatatttcttgtagtgaacttggattttatcggggatggatgaagaattcgtacctggttcttcatgagaaaaccctatgcaatcgccgagagggggttgtCTCTGAACAAGCatacgagggagaaggggattcatgCCTAGTGAAATGTTGCTGCTTCGTCCATCCAGCTTACTGCCAAAGTTGGAAAGGtggttttttttgtgatttgacggcacATTGCGCATTACTGTGGCACTACGACCGGGGTGAGTCTACCTTccagttgtgcactctaatttggtgcatggcacatggaccccattgccggatgccccacatatcagcgaaaggaagtagaaaggctggagtaactagttacacataaatatatttttgacagagagatactccctttgtaaagaaatataaaaatatttcatatcacaactttatacataagaaaaattaaggggaatatatatatatatatatcaaaataTAGGGGTTCaactgagaatataatactcagacaGGCTCATGGTTTTTGACTTTGGGCCACAGGCCGGTGGGCCTGCATGTTttggggcccatgtgttctaacTCGGTGcatttcatattgcaagcgatcggtacgacACTCATTTTAGATGTTGTCATAAGGCGAATACagaaaattgaataaagcacgacagcTGTCAGAATGAAATCGAACAATAGTTCCTAACTaacaatcagagttgcaattctttcatgatatcctacgtgataaataatactgtcgtactacttatacacacatgacacttgtttcaccatgccatattattacatcaaaatctctcggaggatagatcagttcggcagttgcatGCTGCTActaaagaatttcaaagttgatttggaccagctctccttgccgagaaagttcgattttgacattaTCCCCTATAGCAAGATTtcatttagatttgaaccttgaccatcctttagcatcaatcatcatgtgaccatcctttgtacttactgTATATTGAgtaggttcattcacaccaaggctgcgcatggtaagagaaacttggccacgGTCATGCAGATTGTTGAatgactccctcgttgctctaggaattctttgtttgcaaacaagaagacatacacAAAAAGTTACATCAAcatagtgaatcatgtgaaacaacatggaaagaaaaaagaacgaagcacttgggtggccaatgcttaccaagaaggagGAAATGTCGgcttttgtaaggactttggtatatgcaGTGTGAACTGTAGcccggtgatacgtctccaacgtatctataattgttgactgttccatgctattatattatctgttttggatgtttaatagGCATTAAcatgcacttttatattactttcgggactaacctattaaccggaggcccagtcccagtttctatttttttgcttatttcagcgtttcacagaaaaggaatatcaaacggaatacaaacggaacgaaaccttcgtgaggatctttcttggaacaaatgcaacccaggagacttggagtcaAGTCTGGAAGTCCACGAAGcttcca contains:
- the LOC125536898 gene encoding uncharacterized protein LOC125536898 — encoded protein: MAFVKFLVRMHAAFVGDVQVARVYEHGSVAALNPTIRRRNAREASPPAMPRSHCCFAVVDKPETSFYSSRRFCLGQPWSRKNGHCYLSKREDPTRPLCLPCSSASTPTMAPHSQS